In Rhizorhabdus phycosphaerae, the genomic stretch TCCCAGGACGAGGCTGGCATCGTCGGACGCCAGAAACAGCACGCCCCGCGCGACCTCATAGGAATCGCAGGGCCGGCCGAGCGGCAGGCTTGCGGTCATCTGCTGCTTGGCGTTCGCGTCGGCCGCGAAGAAGCGCTCGAGCATCGCCGTCTGTACCAGGCCTGGGCTGACCGATGCGACCCGCACCCCGCTCTGCGCCAGTTCGAGCGCGACCGACTTGGTCATCGCCAGCACCGCCGCCTTGGACGCGGTGTAGACCGACAGCCCGGCAAAGCCGACATGCGCCGCGATCGACGCGAAGTTGATGATCACCCCCGCTCCGCGCGGCTTCATCAGCTTCACCTCCTCGCGCATGCACTGGAAGGTGCCCTGCACGTTGACCGCGAAGACGCGATCGAAATTCGCGTCGGGCTGATCCTCGACCAGCGCGACATGACCCTCGATCCCCGCATTGTTGATCGCGATGTCGAGCGGCGTACCGCTCCGCGCGATGGTGGCGAACAGGGCCGAGACGTCGTCGGGGCTGGCCACGTCCGCACGGATGAACTCGCCCTGCGCGCCGGCCTGCCGGATGAGATCGACGCATTCGCCGCCCGCCGCTTCATCGACGTCGGCGACGATCAGATTGGCGCCTTCCTTCGCGAACTCCAAAGCGACGGCGCGCCCGATGCCGGCGCCACCGCCCGTCACCAGCACCGACTTGCCGGAAAAGCGCCGCATGGTGCTGGTGCCTGTCATGTCCGTCATATCCTCTCTCCACTGTCTCTATCTGCGTTACATGTCTCTGACCGGCTATGGCCTCGCCCACCCTAGCGCTGGTTGATGCGGCGGTTCTCGATGCTGGGCCTCACCCATCGCAGCGCATCCGGAGGGTGACGCCCGCTGTCTGCCGAATGGCGCTTGGCATCCATCGCCATCCGTCCGATCTCCGGCTCGAATTTCCGGAACGTCGCGATCAGGAAATCGAGGAAGACCCTGACCTTGGGCGGCATCAGCTCGGTCGTGGGAAACACTGCATAGAGGCCGTGATCGAGCACGGTCTGGGTGAACTCATAATGGGGCAGCACCCGCTTGACCCGGCCGAAGCTCAGATCGTCGGCGATCAGCCATGCCGGCAGAAGGCCGATGCCGATCCCCATCACGACGGCATTGTGCAGGATGTTGGCGTCATTGACCTGCAAATTGCCCGACACGCGCAGTTCGCGCGGGCCGGTCGCGGATCGGTAGTGCCAGACAGCCTCCCCCTTTTCGCCGAGGCCCGGCTGCGGAAAGGACAGGCAATTATGCTGAAGCAGGTCTTCGGGTTCGCGGATTTCCGGATGGCTCGCGAGGTAGAGCGGGCTAGCATAGAGGACCCGCTCCAGCCCCTGCGACAGGCGGCGCATCGTCAGATCCTGCTCCTCGGGCGTGCCGATGCGGATGCTAAGGTCGATCTTGTTGGCGAACAGGTCGAGATTGTCTTCCGACAGGACGAGCCTCAGCGTGATGTCGGGATAGGCCAGCAGGAAATTGGGGAGCGCGTTCGACAGGAATTTCTCGGCAATGCTGGCGCGGGTGTGAACCGCCAGCAAGCCGCGCGGGGCCGATTGCTGTTCTGCCATCGACTGCGACAGCGCGTCGATCTGGTCCAGTATCTTACAGGCCTGATCGAAATAGACCCGGCCGGCCGTCGTCAATGCGAGCTTCCTGCTGGTCCGATTGAGCAGGCGAGCGCTGACCGCATGTTCGAGTTGGCTGATCTTGCGCGATACGGACCCCGGCGAAAGGCCGATCTCGCGCCCCGCCGCCGACAGGCTGCCCAGCTGAACGGCGCGAACGAAGGTGCGCATGCCCTCTAGCGTATCCATGCTCTCTCCTGCGGCCGGTCGCCCTCCGCAAAGCTATAGCATGCCCGCGCCAGCGCCGACGATCCGCGTTCGGCATGGTGTCGCAGGATGTTCACGCGCTGCACAGGCAAGGCTCGGGCGCCCGGCTCAGGCGGCGGCCATTTCCCGGCGCCGCCGCGCGGTCGCCTCGACATTGACGACCAGCTGTTCGGGCGCGTTGATCGGATCGCCCTCGATCACGACGCCATAGTCGCGATAGGCGCCCTCGATCGTCACATATTCGTCGCGCACGTCGCGTTTCACCCGCTCCGGATCGCGCGCCAGCGGGTTACCCCAGCCGCCGCCGCCCCCGGTCTGGAAGCGGAACGCCCCGCCGGCCTTGACCGCCCAGGATTTGCGCGAGGCGTAGTAATAATAGCGCCCATTCGGATCGACGCGCTTGGTTTCCGGGTCGAGCAGCCCGACCACGGGCACCGATTGGGCGAGGATGGAGTCGTCGGCCGGCAGCAGCGGGCCGAGGCCAGCACCCCCTTCCTCTTCCCCGGGAAACAGCCAGCAGGCCTGCGTCGTGCCCGGCCGCCCGCCATAGACGCCGATCCCGCTCGGCTCCTTGGCGTGCAGGGCGATCGAAAGATGCTCGCCATCGGCCAGCCACAGCGTGTCGCGCCGGACCGCCGCGCCGCCGCGATTCTCGCCCGGCCCGGCTGTGTCGGCGACATATTCCTTGCGCATCACGACCACCGGCACGTCGGACTCGACCGCCTCGGTCGCGGGGTCGAGATTGTTGCTGACGTGGAAGACGGTGTAGCTGTCGCCATCGCCGGCCTTGGTCCCGCCCCACGGGCCATGTTCGCCGCCGCAGTTGCCGACCGTCAGCCAGGGCTGCCCCGACTTGGTCAGGCCGCTGCCATTGTGCAGCATCAGTGAGCCATAATCGCCGCCGATGGCGTCCTCGCCCAGCACCGGAGCCAGCGCCTTGTAGATGGCGAGCAGCACCGTGATCGAGGCTTCCCAATACATGAAGATCGGCCCGCCGGGCGGCGTCGCGCTGCAGAAGGTGCCGGGCGGAATGACGACGTCGATGTTGCGGAAGCAGCCCGACGACAGCGGGCTCTGCTGTTCGATCAGCATCTTCAGCGCGACGCCCGCGGCCGCCTTCACGTCGAGCGGGCCGCAATTGATGCTGGCGCGGGCCTGCGGCGAGGTGCCGGTGAAATCCAGCTCGATATTGTCGCCATATTTGGTGAGCTTGAGCTTCAGCCGATAATCGCGCGTATCGTCGACGCCATCGGCATCGATGCCGTCCTCGGCCTCGTACACCCCATCGGGTATCTTGGTCCGGATCGCCTCGCGCATCGAGTCCGCCGAGACGTCGCAGCTGTAGCGGATCGCGCCGAGATAGGCGTCGATGCCATAGCGCTCGATGCTTTCGAGCAGCAGGCGCTCGCCGAGCAGCAGGCTCTGATAGAGCGAGCGGATGTCGGGCAGCAGCAGCTCGCCATAACGCGCATTGTCGAAGATGAAGTTGAACGCCGACCGCACCGGCTTGTCGTCGCGGTAGAGCAGCGTCGGCGAGATCACGAGGCCGTTCTCGTAGACATTCTTCTTGTTGCCGCTGAACCCCCCGG encodes the following:
- a CDS encoding SDR family NAD(P)-dependent oxidoreductase; this translates as MTDMTGTSTMRRFSGKSVLVTGGGAGIGRAVALEFAKEGANLIVADVDEAAGGECVDLIRQAGAQGEFIRADVASPDDVSALFATIARSGTPLDIAINNAGIEGHVALVEDQPDANFDRVFAVNVQGTFQCMREEVKLMKPRGAGVIINFASIAAHVGFAGLSVYTASKAAVLAMTKSVALELAQSGVRVASVSPGLVQTAMLERFFAADANAKQQMTASLPLGRPCDSYEVARGVLFLASDDASLVLGQTLNLDGGWAYVKS
- a CDS encoding LysR family transcriptional regulator yields the protein MDTLEGMRTFVRAVQLGSLSAAGREIGLSPGSVSRKISQLEHAVSARLLNRTSRKLALTTAGRVYFDQACKILDQIDALSQSMAEQQSAPRGLLAVHTRASIAEKFLSNALPNFLLAYPDITLRLVLSEDNLDLFANKIDLSIRIGTPEEQDLTMRRLSQGLERVLYASPLYLASHPEIREPEDLLQHNCLSFPQPGLGEKGEAVWHYRSATGPRELRVSGNLQVNDANILHNAVVMGIGIGLLPAWLIADDLSFGRVKRVLPHYEFTQTVLDHGLYAVFPTTELMPPKVRVFLDFLIATFRKFEPEIGRMAMDAKRHSADSGRHPPDALRWVRPSIENRRINQR
- a CDS encoding hydantoinase B/oxoprolinase family protein — encoded protein: MASSITDTLAAPRDRDEPSAQTPAALSFDDLPLRALTDEQFLARYKTDRFTASILASRMRYVVKHMSTVLLTTAFSMILRDWYDFAATISGPRDMNYPMSTGSDSLSIFMFTMPEGIRNTIEEFGPENLRPGDVIIANDPYRTGLHVNDVSFIRPVFYRGKAVAFVTIRAHQLDMGGVVAGGFSGNKKNVYENGLVISPTLLYRDDKPVRSAFNFIFDNARYGELLLPDIRSLYQSLLLGERLLLESIERYGIDAYLGAIRYSCDVSADSMREAIRTKIPDGVYEAEDGIDADGVDDTRDYRLKLKLTKYGDNIELDFTGTSPQARASINCGPLDVKAAAGVALKMLIEQQSPLSSGCFRNIDVVIPPGTFCSATPPGGPIFMYWEASITVLLAIYKALAPVLGEDAIGGDYGSLMLHNGSGLTKSGQPWLTVGNCGGEHGPWGGTKAGDGDSYTVFHVSNNLDPATEAVESDVPVVVMRKEYVADTAGPGENRGGAAVRRDTLWLADGEHLSIALHAKEPSGIGVYGGRPGTTQACWLFPGEEEGGAGLGPLLPADDSILAQSVPVVGLLDPETKRVDPNGRYYYYASRKSWAVKAGGAFRFQTGGGGGWGNPLARDPERVKRDVRDEYVTIEGAYRDYGVVIEGDPINAPEQLVVNVEATARRRREMAAA